The following coding sequences lie in one Paracholeplasma manati genomic window:
- a CDS encoding YggS family pyridoxal phosphate-dependent enzyme, giving the protein MSKLTLNTEQILSSVSMYPEVQVICASKYVTALEMKEIYHAGIRHFGENHAQVLLEKKQQLSDLAICWHFIGHLQTNKVKKLIHEIDYLHSLDSIKLAKEIQKYRETPLNCFIEVNVAKDMNKNGVFIDVLDDFLKELENYDKIKIVGFMAMGVDEDLSATQHVFETLHALKTHYGVQYLSMGMTNDYELALSMGTNFVRIGRKFVL; this is encoded by the coding sequence ATGTCTAAATTGACCCTAAATACAGAACAGATTTTATCTTCGGTATCTATGTATCCCGAAGTTCAAGTCATCTGTGCATCTAAATACGTCACTGCGCTCGAGATGAAAGAGATTTATCACGCTGGTATTCGTCATTTTGGCGAAAACCATGCGCAAGTACTATTAGAAAAGAAACAACAATTGTCAGATTTGGCTATTTGTTGGCACTTTATTGGTCACCTACAAACCAATAAAGTCAAAAAACTCATCCATGAAATCGATTATTTACATAGCTTGGATTCGATAAAGCTCGCAAAAGAAATACAAAAGTATCGAGAAACACCCCTAAATTGCTTCATCGAAGTCAATGTTGCGAAAGACATGAATAAAAATGGTGTCTTTATCGATGTATTGGATGATTTCTTAAAAGAACTCGAAAATTATGATAAAATAAAGATAGTCGGTTTCATGGCTATGGGTGTCGATGAAGATCTATCCGCGACCCAACACGTATTTGAAACACTACACGCATTAAAAACGCACTATGGTGTTCAATATTTGTCCATGGGCATGACCAATGACTATGAATTAGCCCTGTCGATGGGTACAAACTTCGTACGCATCGGTCGGAAATTCGTTTTGTGA
- the sepF gene encoding cell division protein SepF → MAIFSKSKKSESVLPNYQGETLSTAFDRVIFESLSTDEDAYITSLATELMDGNPLVLNFEELQPDPANKIMAFLSGVVFAIEGEIIQINKKVFMFARQQEFKDGTLKQFIDEYKD, encoded by the coding sequence ATGGCTATTTTTAGTAAATCCAAAAAATCCGAAAGTGTCTTGCCAAACTATCAAGGGGAAACCTTATCCACTGCGTTTGACCGTGTGATCTTTGAATCTTTATCCACCGATGAAGATGCTTACATCACCTCTTTAGCAACCGAGTTGATGGATGGTAACCCATTGGTACTCAATTTTGAAGAACTACAACCAGACCCTGCCAACAAAATTATGGCTTTCCTTTCTGGGGTTGTCTTCGCGATTGAAGGCGAAATCATCCAAATCAATAAGAAAGTATTTATGTTTGCCCGTCAACAAGAATTCAAAGACGGCACGTTGAAACAATTCATCGATGAATACAAAGACTGA
- a CDS encoding YlmH/Sll1252 family protein, which produces MNTKTDFLRRLKNQRDTFHQDLLYRFLNPPERDLVKSIFKGFHIYESNPTAEYARVIVSDAVLEPNFKTTLLCSSYRDEQLTHRDVLGALMHLGIERDTFGDIYISETHIYIEVLSELIQVFKDLHQIKQDFIYFEPIDAFPSEFKERSESITLFLDSLRVDALVAKAFNIQREDVKGLIDQEKVKINYFPIQKYTILVKPYDIISVRGFGRIILTDDIGTSKSQKIRIKCELLR; this is translated from the coding sequence ATGAATACAAAGACTGATTTTTTACGTCGTCTAAAAAACCAAAGAGATACGTTCCATCAAGACCTTTTATATCGTTTTTTAAACCCGCCAGAACGGGATTTAGTCAAATCGATATTTAAAGGTTTTCATATTTATGAGTCTAATCCAACGGCTGAATATGCACGTGTGATTGTCTCTGATGCAGTGTTAGAACCAAACTTTAAAACGACTTTACTTTGTAGTTCCTATCGGGATGAACAATTGACTCACAGAGATGTGCTAGGGGCTTTGATGCATCTAGGGATTGAACGAGATACCTTTGGTGATATTTATATCAGTGAAACCCATATTTACATTGAGGTCTTATCTGAACTCATACAAGTATTTAAAGATTTACATCAAATCAAACAGGATTTCATTTATTTTGAACCCATCGATGCTTTCCCGTCTGAATTTAAGGAAAGAAGCGAATCCATCACACTGTTTTTAGACAGCTTGCGCGTGGATGCGTTGGTTGCGAAAGCCTTTAATATCCAAAGAGAAGATGTCAAAGGTCTAATCGACCAAGAAAAAGTGAAAATCAACTATTTTCCAATACAAAAGTATACAATTTTAGTGAAACCTTATGATATAATATCAGTCAGAGGATTTGGAAGAATCATCTTAACTGACGACATTGGGACATCCAAAAGTCAGAAAATTAGAATCAAATGTGAATTGTTGCGATAA
- the ileS gene encoding isoleucine--tRNA ligase produces the protein MELKDTLLLPQTSFEMRGNLGVREVDFQAKWEAMDLYNRVLKQNENNTPFVLHDGPPYANGAIHIGHSLNKILKDFVIRYKTMKGFYAPYIPGWDTHGLPIEQALTKKGVNRKEMTVSDFRKLCHDYALEQVKMQKVQFKRLGILGEWDNPYITLNPAFEADQLRVFGVMAEKGLIYKGLKPVYWSPSSESALAEAEIEYEDVTSPSIYVAFDVVSEQRKDQKLIIWTTTPWTLPANLAISANPTLTYVVVLVEGQRYIVVKSLVEKVSAVLKWENYTIEETFPGTDLEFVQYVHPLNQRVCPVILGEHVTDTDGTGLVHTAPGHGEDDYNVGKKYNLDILVPVDDKGVFTQEAGEFAGLYYEKGNPVIIEKLQQLGNLLHVSYFKHSYPHDWRTKKPIIFRATPQWFASIDLLKQPLLDEIKHTNWVQKWGELRIHNMIKDRNDWCISRQRAWGVPIPVFYAENGEAILDQAVINHVANIVEQEGTNAWLDKDAVDLLPEGYQHPGSPNGIFRKETDIMDVWFDSGSSHKLLQRRGLSYPADLYLEGSDQYRGWFNSSLITGVALYGKAPYKAVVSHGFVLDKDGRAMSKSLGNTTDPLKITSEMGADILRLWVSSVEYSSDVRIGDQLMKQVSESYRKIRNTFKFLLSNLFDFNPATDRVPYAQLGSLDKVMLHKLEDLKQSVYDAFDGYKFDVVYRQVNNYMINDLSAFYLDYTKDILYVEAQKGLLRRSVQTVLYEQLMSLLKLLNPILPHTTSEAYWALPFEHLDDVYLESMPDVVSYPDRHLDNAFEDFMVVRDELLKQLEDMRKNKVIGKSLEAKAVVSLPKAMKASLEMLHVSLTQVWMVSEVTLVESDVLSVVTEVAEGHKCERCWNIVPKVNESHVCPRCEAVLKGE, from the coding sequence ATGGAATTAAAAGACACTTTATTATTACCACAAACCAGTTTTGAAATGCGCGGCAATTTAGGGGTAAGAGAAGTTGATTTCCAAGCAAAATGGGAAGCAATGGACTTATACAATCGCGTTTTAAAACAGAATGAAAACAACACCCCATTCGTATTACACGATGGGCCACCGTATGCCAATGGGGCCATCCACATTGGACATTCACTCAACAAAATCCTCAAAGACTTCGTGATCAGATATAAAACCATGAAGGGTTTTTATGCGCCTTATATCCCAGGTTGGGACACACACGGTCTGCCAATTGAACAAGCACTGACCAAAAAAGGTGTCAATCGTAAAGAGATGACTGTCTCCGACTTTAGAAAATTGTGTCATGACTATGCATTAGAACAAGTCAAGATGCAAAAGGTTCAATTTAAACGTTTGGGCATCTTGGGTGAATGGGATAACCCATACATCACATTGAACCCTGCATTTGAAGCCGATCAACTACGTGTGTTCGGTGTGATGGCAGAAAAAGGCCTCATCTATAAAGGGTTAAAACCTGTTTATTGGTCACCTAGTTCTGAATCTGCGCTCGCAGAAGCAGAAATCGAATATGAAGATGTTACCAGCCCATCGATTTATGTCGCATTTGATGTGGTTTCTGAACAAAGAAAAGATCAAAAACTCATCATTTGGACCACAACCCCTTGGACTTTACCAGCTAACTTAGCCATTTCTGCGAACCCAACCCTCACGTATGTGGTTGTTTTAGTGGAAGGACAACGTTATATTGTAGTGAAATCCTTGGTTGAAAAGGTTTCAGCGGTATTGAAATGGGAAAATTACACCATCGAAGAAACCTTCCCAGGTACAGACTTAGAATTCGTTCAATATGTTCACCCTCTCAATCAACGTGTTTGCCCAGTGATTTTAGGTGAACATGTCACCGATACCGATGGTACTGGTTTGGTTCATACTGCGCCAGGCCATGGTGAAGATGACTATAATGTGGGTAAAAAATACAATTTAGACATCCTCGTACCTGTCGATGATAAAGGTGTATTTACCCAAGAAGCAGGCGAATTTGCAGGGCTCTATTATGAAAAAGGGAACCCTGTCATCATTGAAAAACTACAACAATTGGGCAATTTATTACACGTTTCATATTTCAAACACAGCTATCCACATGACTGGCGTACCAAAAAGCCAATCATTTTTAGAGCAACCCCACAATGGTTCGCATCGATTGATTTATTAAAACAACCTTTACTCGATGAAATCAAACACACCAATTGGGTTCAAAAATGGGGTGAATTACGTATCCATAACATGATCAAAGACCGCAATGACTGGTGTATTTCACGTCAACGTGCATGGGGTGTACCAATCCCGGTATTTTACGCTGAAAACGGCGAAGCGATTCTCGATCAAGCGGTGATCAATCATGTCGCGAACATCGTTGAACAAGAAGGTACCAATGCTTGGTTAGACAAGGACGCGGTTGATTTGTTGCCTGAAGGCTATCAACACCCTGGTTCACCAAACGGCATTTTCAGAAAAGAAACCGACATCATGGATGTTTGGTTTGACTCAGGTTCATCCCATAAACTTTTACAAAGACGTGGTTTGTCATACCCAGCTGATTTATATTTAGAAGGGTCTGACCAGTACCGTGGTTGGTTTAACTCCTCCCTCATCACCGGGGTCGCATTATACGGAAAAGCGCCATATAAAGCGGTTGTTTCGCACGGTTTCGTACTCGATAAAGATGGTCGTGCGATGAGTAAGTCTTTAGGTAACACGACGGATCCATTGAAAATCACCTCTGAAATGGGTGCTGATATCTTGAGATTATGGGTATCCTCAGTGGAATATTCTTCAGACGTGCGCATTGGCGATCAATTGATGAAACAAGTATCCGAATCCTATCGTAAGATTCGAAATACATTTAAGTTCTTGTTATCCAATCTATTTGACTTTAACCCAGCAACTGACCGAGTGCCTTATGCACAATTGGGTTCACTCGACAAAGTCATGTTGCATAAATTAGAAGATTTAAAACAAAGCGTTTATGATGCTTTTGATGGGTATAAATTCGATGTGGTATACCGCCAAGTTAACAATTATATGATCAATGATTTATCCGCATTCTATTTGGATTACACCAAAGACATTTTATACGTAGAAGCACAAAAAGGCTTGTTACGTCGTAGCGTTCAAACGGTTTTATACGAACAATTGATGTCATTATTAAAACTATTGAACCCAATTTTACCTCACACCACCTCCGAAGCGTATTGGGCACTCCCATTCGAACATCTCGATGATGTGTATCTAGAAAGTATGCCAGACGTGGTGAGCTATCCGGATCGTCACTTAGACAACGCATTCGAAGATTTCATGGTGGTTAGAGATGAACTGCTCAAACAACTCGAAGATATGCGCAAAAACAAAGTGATTGGAAAATCATTGGAAGCCAAGGCTGTGGTGTCATTGCCGAAAGCCATGAAAGCATCGCTTGAGATGCTACACGTATCACTTACTCAAGTCTGGATGGTATCTGAAGTGACGCTCGTCGAATCCGATGTCCTCAGTGTTGTTACTGAGGTTGCAGAAGGTCACAAATGTGAACGTTGCTGGAACATTGTACCTAAAGTCAATGAATCCCACGTTTGTCCACGTTGTGAAGCGGTTTTAAAAGGTGAATAA
- the surE gene encoding 5'/3'-nucleotidase SurE, with protein MNILIVNDDGILEPGIEVLAKTLAPLGDIYVVAPETHQSGQGHGITINEPLIVKDYGNLYGAKKALSVLGKPADCTRIAVGVLGVTFDLCVSGVNSGLNVGSDVLYSGTVAAATEALILGIPAIAVSGPKKSLHMAEKSIYKLVKYLLENNALGKEYILNINYPSSKYDMFIGVKWTTQGRHHHAAKFNRVGDNAYETVYELLDTTEDENSDVTAFRTGYVSITPLFENRTHNDLLQILENQKQLNVTSIYDNIIE; from the coding sequence ATGAATATACTGATCGTAAATGATGATGGTATATTGGAACCTGGGATTGAAGTCTTGGCGAAAACACTCGCACCACTAGGGGACATATATGTGGTTGCTCCAGAAACCCATCAAAGCGGCCAAGGCCATGGGATTACCATCAATGAACCCTTAATTGTTAAAGATTATGGTAACTTATATGGTGCTAAAAAAGCCCTATCTGTTTTAGGCAAACCCGCCGATTGTACGAGAATTGCAGTCGGTGTTTTGGGTGTGACCTTTGATTTGTGTGTGAGTGGCGTCAATAGTGGTTTAAATGTCGGATCAGATGTGCTTTATTCAGGTACGGTTGCGGCTGCGACAGAAGCACTCATTTTGGGGATTCCTGCAATCGCCGTTTCTGGTCCAAAGAAAAGCTTGCATATGGCTGAAAAATCGATTTATAAATTGGTGAAGTATTTGTTAGAGAACAACGCTTTAGGCAAAGAATATATTTTAAATATCAACTATCCGAGTTCGAAGTATGACATGTTTATTGGCGTGAAATGGACCACCCAAGGCAGACACCACCACGCGGCGAAATTCAATCGTGTGGGTGATAATGCTTATGAAACCGTGTACGAACTACTGGATACCACTGAAGATGAAAATAGCGATGTTACCGCGTTTAGAACAGGCTATGTTTCCATCACACCCCTATTCGAAAATAGAACCCACAACGATTTACTTCAAATCTTAGAAAACCAAAAGCAATTGAATGTCACCTCAATTTATGATAATATAATTGAGTAA
- a CDS encoding YgjV family protein, whose product MFNIDPTIVEIFGVTAGALVLISFLMKGERNIRLINIIGSVIFIVYGVMIGSLSVTLLNVGLTLVHIVKLSRKGETEV is encoded by the coding sequence TTGTTTAATATTGATCCAACCATCGTCGAAATATTCGGCGTTACAGCAGGAGCACTCGTTTTAATCTCATTTTTGATGAAAGGCGAGCGTAATATTCGTTTAATCAACATCATAGGTAGTGTGATTTTCATTGTTTATGGTGTCATGATTGGTTCTCTATCGGTAACTTTACTCAATGTAGGGTTAACGTTGGTACACATTGTAAAATTAAGTCGCAAAGGCGAGACGGAGGTTTAG
- the deoC gene encoding deoxyribose-phosphate aldolase, which produces MLLNKFIDHTKLGPSVVEADIVKLCEEAKTYDFMSVCVNPNYVKLAKSLLKDTNVLVCTVVGFPSGAHTTEAKAFETQQAVLDGADEIDMVISVGNLKDRKYDAVLKDIQGVVKAASGKLVKVILETCLLTDEEKIKGCELSVQAKADFVKTSTGFSTGGATVHDIALMRKTVGPNYGVKASGGVRSYEDAIQMINAGATRIGASSGIKIVTHEQGEKSNDSNTSY; this is translated from the coding sequence ATGTTATTGAATAAATTCATCGACCACACCAAATTAGGACCGAGTGTGGTGGAAGCTGACATCGTTAAACTATGTGAAGAAGCGAAAACGTATGACTTCATGAGTGTGTGTGTCAATCCAAATTATGTTAAGTTGGCTAAATCCCTTTTAAAGGATACCAACGTCCTAGTATGTACCGTGGTCGGTTTCCCTTCAGGTGCTCATACCACCGAAGCAAAAGCATTTGAAACCCAACAAGCTGTCTTAGATGGGGCCGATGAAATCGATATGGTCATTTCTGTCGGCAACTTGAAAGACCGCAAATATGATGCCGTATTAAAAGACATTCAAGGGGTGGTTAAAGCCGCTTCAGGTAAATTGGTTAAAGTGATTTTAGAAACTTGTCTTTTAACCGATGAAGAAAAAATCAAAGGCTGTGAATTGTCTGTTCAAGCCAAGGCAGACTTCGTGAAGACATCCACTGGCTTTTCAACCGGTGGGGCAACCGTGCATGACATCGCATTGATGCGTAAAACGGTTGGACCTAACTATGGTGTTAAAGCTTCTGGTGGCGTGAGAAGCTACGAAGATGCCATCCAAATGATCAACGCTGGTGCAACCCGTATTGGGGCATCATCAGGGATTAAAATTGTCACACATGAACAAGGAGAAAAATCAAATGATTCCAACACCTCATATTAG
- the deoD gene encoding purine-nucleoside phosphorylase: MPTPHISLTDKNLIAKTVLMPGDPLRAKMIAETFLTDVVQINAVRNMYGYTGKYKGKPVTVFGSGMGMPSIGIYSFELYNFYGVENIIRVGSCGAYTKDLNLYDVILVNEAYSESSFAKTMGLTGSKILKANRVLNNRAIKAAEKLNIPLHVGRIHSSDVFYNLKGSVHEARFNEQGCIAVEMESFALFANAKALNKKATCLLTVSDSLVTHEATTADERQKSFTRMMEIALEVAIKS; encoded by the coding sequence ATTCCAACACCTCATATTAGTCTTACCGATAAAAATTTAATTGCGAAAACCGTATTGATGCCGGGTGACCCACTCAGAGCGAAGATGATTGCTGAAACATTCTTAACCGATGTTGTCCAAATCAACGCTGTCAGAAACATGTATGGTTACACTGGAAAATATAAAGGCAAACCTGTGACTGTATTTGGTTCAGGTATGGGTATGCCATCGATTGGTATTTACTCGTTTGAACTGTATAACTTCTATGGTGTTGAAAACATCATTCGCGTGGGTTCCTGCGGCGCATACACGAAAGATTTAAATCTATACGACGTTATTTTAGTCAATGAAGCGTATAGTGAATCCTCATTTGCTAAAACGATGGGATTAACAGGCTCCAAAATATTGAAAGCCAATCGCGTTTTAAACAATCGTGCCATCAAAGCAGCTGAAAAGTTAAATATCCCTTTACACGTTGGTCGAATCCACTCTTCAGACGTGTTCTACAACCTCAAAGGCTCAGTACATGAAGCCCGTTTCAATGAACAAGGCTGCATCGCCGTTGAAATGGAATCCTTCGCATTGTTTGCGAATGCTAAAGCCCTCAACAAGAAAGCAACCTGCTTATTGACCGTTTCAGATTCCTTGGTTACTCACGAAGCGACGACTGCTGACGAAAGACAAAAATCCTTCACTCGTATGATGGAAATCGCATTAGAAGTGGCCATCAAATCATGA
- the yfmF gene encoding EF-P 5-aminopentanol modification-associated protein YfmF, with product MILIDQTKKFKTVLITLKFKRVAKVDEFAFRTLLPSVLRTKTNLYKNRQQFNEKLESLYGASLTSNTNKTGILSIIHVQLKLVNPTLALDASLFEEGLNFLKEYIYGHNTFNEKDFELEKSLLIEEVVAKENDKTRFALTRLFEEMCANELYGARVSGTKAQLEALTFKQFKKMYKDFIQKDELQIILSGDVTPENVALTQRVFPNASFSAMDFLDYETKAVNTVTEIVEHDKISQTKLNIGYRLPIRQGDPKHVAAVLFNAALGGYVHSRLFLNVREKHSLCYYVSSVYDAYKGIMFIYSGVDAKRLDLAKKVIDEEVKRMCTERISEKELALSKQALINDLKESEDSQGARQNLMYIQMLLGKTPTLAERIEKIEQVTPDDLLEVGKLLLKDTVYLLDVER from the coding sequence ATGATTTTAATTGATCAAACCAAAAAGTTTAAGACTGTATTAATCACATTAAAATTCAAAAGAGTCGCTAAAGTGGATGAGTTTGCTTTCAGAACTTTATTACCAAGTGTTTTAAGAACGAAAACAAACCTATATAAAAATCGTCAACAATTCAATGAGAAACTAGAAAGTCTTTATGGCGCAAGTTTAACATCGAACACCAATAAAACGGGTATTTTGAGCATCATTCATGTTCAACTTAAATTGGTTAACCCAACCTTAGCCTTAGATGCCTCTTTATTTGAAGAAGGTTTAAACTTCTTAAAAGAGTACATCTATGGTCATAACACATTCAATGAAAAAGACTTTGAACTGGAAAAGAGTTTATTGATTGAAGAAGTGGTTGCGAAAGAAAATGATAAGACACGCTTCGCATTGACCCGCTTATTCGAAGAAATGTGTGCGAACGAACTCTATGGTGCACGTGTGTCCGGAACAAAGGCACAATTAGAAGCATTGACTTTTAAGCAATTTAAAAAGATGTATAAAGACTTTATCCAAAAGGATGAACTACAAATCATTCTTTCTGGAGATGTCACCCCAGAAAATGTAGCCTTGACACAACGTGTTTTCCCAAATGCATCATTCTCAGCGATGGATTTCTTAGATTATGAAACCAAAGCTGTGAATACTGTGACAGAAATCGTTGAACACGATAAGATTAGCCAAACCAAGTTGAATATTGGGTATCGTTTACCAATCAGACAAGGGGATCCTAAACACGTCGCTGCTGTGTTATTTAATGCAGCATTGGGTGGCTATGTACATTCGAGATTGTTCTTAAATGTGAGAGAAAAACACTCTTTATGTTATTATGTTTCATCGGTTTATGACGCTTATAAAGGCATCATGTTCATCTATTCAGGTGTCGATGCGAAGCGTTTAGATTTAGCCAAAAAAGTCATTGATGAAGAAGTCAAACGTATGTGTACTGAACGCATCAGTGAAAAAGAATTGGCCTTATCAAAACAAGCCTTAATCAATGATTTGAAAGAATCTGAAGATTCACAAGGCGCAAGACAAAACCTCATGTATATACAAATGTTATTGGGTAAAACCCCAACCTTGGCTGAACGAATTGAAAAAATTGAACAAGTCACCCCAGATGATTTGTTAGAAGTGGGTAAATTGTTGTTGAAAGACACGGTTTATCTACTAGATGTGGAGCGATAA